One window of Cygnus atratus isolate AKBS03 ecotype Queensland, Australia chromosome 29, CAtr_DNAZoo_HiC_assembly, whole genome shotgun sequence genomic DNA carries:
- the ANKRD52 gene encoding serine/threonine-protein phosphatase 6 regulatory ankyrin repeat subunit C has product MGILSITDQPPLVQAIFNRDVEEVRSLLNQKENINVLDQERRTPLHAAAYLGDVAILELLILSGANVNAKDTVWLTPLHRAAASRNEKALHLLLKHSADVNARDKYWQTPLHVAAANRATKCVEAIIPLLSTVNVADRTGRTALHHAVHSGHLEMVNLLLNKGASLSTCDKKDRQPIHWAAFLGHLEVLKLLVARGADVMCKDKKGYTLLHTAAASGQIEVVRHLLRLGVEIDEPNSFGNTALHIACYMGQDAVANELVNYGANVNQPNEKGFTPLHFAAVSTNGALCLELLVNNGADVNFQSKEGKSPLHMAAIHGRFTRSQILIQNGSEIDCADKYGNTPLHVAARYGHELLISTLMTNGADTARRGIHDMFPLHLAVLFGFSDCCRKLLSSGQLYSIVSSLSNEHVLSAGFDINTPDNLGRTCLHAAASGGNVECLNLLLSSGADLRRRDKFGRTPLHYAAANGSYQCTVTLVTAGATINEADCKGCTPLHYAAASDTYRRAETHSGNSHDTDEEPLKESRLKEAFFCLEFLLDNGADPSLRDKQGYTAVHYAAAYGNRQNLELLLEMSFNCLEDVESTIPVSPLHLAAYNGHCEALKTLAETLVNLDVRDHKGRTALYLATERGSTECVEVLTSHGASALVKERKRKWTPLHAAAANGNTDSLHLLIDSGERADITDVMDIHGQTPLMLAIMNGHVDCVHLLLEKGSTADAADKRGRTALHRGAVTGCEDCLAALLDHDAFVLCRDFKGRTPIHFASACGHLEILRTLLQAALSTDPLDSVVDYSGYSPMHWASYSGHEDCLELLLEHNPFAYLEGNPFTPLHCAVINNQDGTAEMLVEALGAKIVNSRDAKGRTPLHAAAFADNIHGLQLLLRHQAEVDTTDKLGRTPLMMASENGHTAAVEFLLYQAKANITVLDVNKNTALHLACSKGHEKCALLILGETQDLGLINASNSALQMPLHIAARNGLAAVVQALLSRGATVLAVDEEGHTPALACAPNKDVADCLALILSTMKPFPPKDAISSFSFNLLKNCGIAAKTAACGALPNGSTCPYSKDRHNAIGLDGCYSE; this is encoded by the exons GACCAAGAAAGACGAACGCCgctgcatgctgctgcctaCCTAGGAGATGTTGCAATCCTTGAGCTCCTCATACTGTCAG GTGCTAACGTTAACGCAAAGGACACTGTCTGGCTCACCCCATTACACCGCGCTGCGGCTTCTCGTAACGAG AAAGCACTTCACCTCCTCCTGAAGCACTCGGCAGACGTCAATGCCCGCGACAAGTATTGGCAAACGCCTCTGCATGTCGCCGCTGCCAACCGGGCCACCAAGTGTGTGGAGGCCATCATCCCCCTGCTGAGCACTGTTAACGTCGCAGACCGCACGGGCCGCACGGCGCTGCACCATGCCGTGCACAGCGGCCACCTCGAG ATGGTGAACCTGCTGTTAAACAAAGGGGCCAGCCTGAGTACTTGCGACAAGAAGGATCGCCAGCCCATCCACTGGGCAGCTTTTCTGG GGCATTTGGAAGTTCTGAAGCTGCTGGTGGCCCGGGGAGCCGACGTGATGTGTAAGGACAAGAAGGGCTACACCCTGCTGCACACGGCAGCAGCCAGCGGCCAGATCGAGGTTGTGCGTCACCTGCTGAGGCTGGGCGTGGAG ATCGACGAACCGAACTCCTTCGGTAACACTGCACTTCACATCGCCTGTTACATGGGCCAAGATGCCGTGGCCAACGAACTGGTCAATTACGGCGCCAACGTCAATCAGCCTAATGAGAAGGGCTTCACCCCTCTGCACTTTGCTGCCGTCTCCACCAATGGGGCCCTGTGCCTGGAGCTCCTCGTGAACAACGGGGCCGACGTCAACTTTCAG agtaAGGAAGGGAAGAGCCCCTTGCACATGGCTGCCATCCACGGGCGGTTCACGCGTTCACAGATCCTCATTCAGAATG GCAGTGAGATTGACTGTGCTGACAAATACGGCAATACCCCCCTCCACGTTGCTGCTAGATATGGCCACGAGCTGCTAATTAGTACTTTGATGACGAATGGTGCTGACACTGCAAG GCGTGGGATCCACGACATGTTCCCTCTGCACTTAGCTGTTCTCTTTGGATTTTCAGACTGTTGTCGTAAGCTACTTTCCTCAG GTCAGTTGTACAGTATCGTCTCCTCGCTGAGCAATGAGCACGTGCTGTCCGCAGGCTTCGATATCAACACACCTGATAACCTTGGGAGGACTTGCCTCCAcgctgctgcttctggagg GAACGTTGAATGTCTTAATTTGCTGTTGAGCAGCGGTGCTGACTTGAGGAGGAGAGATAAATTTGGAAG GACTCCACTGCACTACGCAGCTGCCAACGGCAGCTACCAGTGTACGGTGACACTGGTCACTGCAGGAGCCACTATTAACGAGGCTGACTGTAAAGGCTGTACCCCCTTACACTATGCTGCTGCTTCGGACACGTACAGGAG AGCAGAGACTCATTCAGGAAACAGCCATGACACTGACGAGGAGCCGCTGAAGGAGTCCAGGCTGAAGGAGGCGTTCTT TTGTTTAGAGTTCTTGCTGGATAATGGTGCTGACCCATCCCTCCGGGACAAGCAGGGATATACTGCTGTCCACTATGCAGCTGCATACGGCAACAGGCAGAACCTTGAGCTG CTCCTGGAAATGTCTTTTAACTGCCTGGAGGATGTGGAAAGCACCATTCCAGTCAGCCCTTTGCACTTAGCT GCCTATAATGGTCACTGTGAAGCCCTAAAGACACTTGCCGAAACCCTCGTGAACCTCGATGTGCGGGACCACAAGGGGCGGACGGCGCTGTACCTTGCCACGGAGAGAGGCTCCACGGAGTGCGTGGAGGTGCTCACCAGCCACGGCGCGTCCGCCCTggtgaaggagaggaagaggaagtggACCCCTCTCCACGCCGCAG CTGCCAACGGGAACACCGATTCCCTGCACCTCCTGATAGACAGCGGGGAGCGGGCAGACATCACCGATGTCATGGACATCCACGGCCA AACCCCGCTGATGCTGGCGATCATGAACGGCCACGTTGACTGTGTCcacctgctgctggagaagggctCCACAGCCGACGCAGCGGACAAGAGGGGAAGGACTGCGCTGCATCGAGGG GCTGTGACGGGCTGTGAGGactgcctggctgctctgctggacCACGATGCCTTCGTTCTGTGTCGGGATTTCAAAGGCCGGACCCCGATCCACTTTGCTTCGGCATGCGGACACTTAGAAATCCTGAGgaccctgctgcaggcagccctcTCTACTGACCCTCTGGACTCTGTGGTGGACTATAGCGGTTACTCACCGATGCACTGGGCTTCGTACAGCG GGCATGAAGATTGTCTTGAATTGTTACTTGAACACAATCCATTTGCGTACCTAGAAGGAAATCCCTTTACTCCATTGCACTGTGCAGT AATTAACAACCAGGACGGCACTGCTGAAATGCTGGTGGAAGCATTAGGTGCCAAGATTGTTAATAGCAGAGATGCCAAAGGAAG GACACCCCTTCACGCTGCTGCCTTTGCAGACAACATCCATGGtttacagctgctgctgcgccACCAAGCCGAGGTGGACACGACTGACAAGCTGGGGAGGACTCCCCTCATGATGGCTTCAGAGAATGGGCACACTGCAGCAGTTG AGTTCCTGCTGTatcaagcaaaagcaaatataaCTGTGCTGGATGTCAACAAGAACACAGCTCTTCACCTGGCCTGCAGCAAG GGTCATGAAAAGTGTGCCTTGTTGATCCTGGGGGAAACCCAAGACCTTGGCCTTATCAATGCAAGTAACAGTGCTCTGCAGAT gcCGCTCCACATCGCAGCGCGGAACGGGCTGGCCGCTGTTGTCCAGGCCCTGCTCAGCAGAGGTGCCACTGTGCTGGCTGTGGATGAAGAAG GTCATACCCCAGCCTTGGCATGCGCTCCCAACAAGGACGTAGCCGACTGCCTGGCACTTATCCTCTCCACCATGAAGCCTTTCCCACCTAAAGACGCCATCAGCTCTTTCAGCTTCAACCTCCTCAAGAACTGCGGCATTGCAGCCAAAACCGCGGCCTGCGGGGCCCTGCCCAACGGCAGCACCTGCCCCTACAGCAAGGACCGGCACAATGCCATCGGCTTAGACGGCTGTTACTCGGAGTAG